A part of Myxococcales bacterium genomic DNA contains:
- the eno gene encoding phosphopyruvate hydratase produces the protein MAKIQKIQARSIFDSRGIPSVEVDLYLKTGEWGRFSTPSGASCGSKEALELRDQDETRYRGKGVSKAIAHIHGEISEALLGSEDFNQQALDECLIKLDGTPNKSRLGANAILPVSGAFFHAMAQLNNQPLYGKGVRLPMPMINVINGGSHANNGLNVQEFMIVPKGATSFSEAMRMASEVFQVLKSTLNDRALSTAVGDEGGFAPALANNEEALQLLMISCEKAGYQPGKDIYFALDVAASELLSQEKNCYHMNNEWLSRADLLQWYKKLSDQFPIISIEDPFGENDYQGFIEITKTLGTKVQIVGDDLFVTNERYIKEGIENSYANAVLIKMNQIGTMSETLRSIELAQSGGMKTIISHRSGETEDTTIADLAVLTHAGQIKTGSMSRSERIAKYNRLLRIEEMLGDNAVFGN, from the coding sequence ATGGCAAAAATACAGAAAATCCAAGCCCGAAGCATTTTTGATAGTCGCGGTATCCCAAGTGTTGAGGTAGATCTTTATCTTAAGACCGGGGAGTGGGGCCGTTTCAGTACTCCATCGGGGGCATCGTGCGGAAGCAAAGAGGCTTTGGAGCTAAGAGATCAAGATGAGACACGCTATCGTGGTAAAGGGGTGAGTAAAGCAATAGCCCACATTCATGGAGAGATCAGTGAAGCATTGCTTGGGAGTGAGGATTTTAATCAGCAGGCTCTTGATGAATGTTTGATCAAACTTGATGGCACGCCCAATAAATCGCGTTTAGGCGCTAATGCAATTTTACCTGTCTCAGGTGCATTTTTTCATGCCATGGCTCAGCTCAACAATCAGCCGCTGTATGGCAAAGGCGTCAGATTACCTATGCCAATGATAAATGTCATCAATGGTGGAAGCCATGCCAACAACGGCTTGAATGTGCAAGAATTTATGATTGTTCCTAAAGGCGCCACGAGTTTTAGTGAGGCTATGCGTATGGCCAGTGAAGTATTTCAAGTGCTTAAATCAACACTCAATGATCGAGCTTTGAGCACGGCTGTTGGTGATGAAGGTGGTTTTGCTCCTGCTCTTGCAAATAATGAAGAAGCTTTGCAGCTTTTGATGATTTCGTGTGAAAAAGCTGGTTATCAGCCAGGCAAAGATATCTATTTTGCGCTTGATGTAGCTGCGAGCGAATTATTAAGCCAAGAAAAAAATTGTTATCACATGAATAACGAATGGCTTAGCAGAGCTGATTTATTGCAGTGGTACAAAAAGTTGTCGGATCAATTTCCTATAATCTCTATTGAAGATCCTTTTGGGGAAAATGATTATCAAGGCTTTATTGAGATTACTAAAACATTGGGGACAAAGGTGCAGATTGTTGGGGACGATCTTTTTGTAACCAATGAGCGCTACATAAAAGAAGGAATCGAGAATTCTTATGCCAACGCAGTGCTGATTAAAATGAATCAAATTGGAACAATGAGTGAGACACTACGCTCGATAGAGCTTGCTCAAAGTGGTGGAATGAAAACTATTATTTCACATCGCTCAGGAGAAACCGAGGACACTACCATTGCCGATCTTGCAGTGCTCACACACGCTGGACAAATTAAAACCGGATCCATGTCTCGTTCTGAACGAATTGCCAAGTACAATCGTTTACTTCGCATCGAAGAAATGCTCGGCGATAATGCAGTTTTTGGAAATTAA
- a CDS encoding CPBP family intramembrane metalloprotease: MGLFLSFYLNLISNIFGTVLSLAVVMAELSLPFWALERAHIDPKSLNIYAYRIESIFDSLFSNKDAKLKPDWPKIVKELVFTFFLCLIIFIPYTAGYTGFQLFLAHSQDKELFFSLNWPPMLGKEILTQIFVVAFPEELFYRGFLQGALLKKWPNQKFLFALPYGKAIIITNLIFACGHLMGGFHTMRVLTFFPGLIFSWIVYKRGNLLSAIIFHAACNILGQILYASCYIR; this comes from the coding sequence ATGGGTTTATTTTTGTCGTTTTATTTAAATCTTATTTCAAATATTTTTGGCACCGTCTTATCGTTAGCTGTGGTCATGGCAGAACTATCCCTGCCCTTTTGGGCGCTTGAACGTGCTCATATTGATCCTAAATCGCTCAATATCTACGCTTACCGAATAGAAAGTATCTTTGACTCACTATTCAGCAACAAAGATGCAAAGCTAAAACCCGATTGGCCAAAAATCGTTAAAGAACTTGTCTTCACTTTTTTTTTGTGTCTAATTATTTTTATTCCCTACACTGCAGGCTATACAGGCTTTCAATTATTTTTAGCCCATAGCCAAGATAAAGAACTTTTTTTCTCACTCAATTGGCCACCAATGTTGGGCAAAGAAATTCTGACACAAATTTTTGTGGTGGCGTTTCCCGAGGAGCTTTTCTATCGAGGTTTTTTGCAAGGCGCACTTTTAAAAAAGTGGCCCAATCAAAAATTTCTCTTTGCTCTGCCCTATGGCAAAGCCATTATTATTACTAATTTAATTTTCGCCTGCGGTCATTTAATGGGCGGATTTCATACTATGCGGGTACTTACTTTTTTTCCTGGGCTTATTTTTTCTTGGATTGTCTACAAAAGAGGCAATCTATTATCAGCCATTATCTTTCATGCCGCCTGCAATATTTTGGGGCAAATTCTTTATGCGAGCTGCTATATACGTTGA
- a CDS encoding NADP-dependent malic enzyme, whose protein sequence is MSNKQSALKYHEMKRPGKIEVISTKPCSTAHELSLAYTPGVAAPTLAIKDNPDDAYRYSAKGNLVGVITNGTAVLGLGNIGPLAAKPVMEGKGILFKKFADIDVFDIELDEKDPQKLIAIIKAMAPTFGGINLEDIKAPECFVIEQELSKSLPIPVFHDDQHGTAIIAGAALVNALEIVKKPIDSVRIAFSGAGAAALACARFFVSLGANIQNIFMADIDGVLYEGRETNISDCHKDFLRNTSKRTLAEILDGADVFVGLSAGNILSKDMLKKMNPQPIIFALANPVPEISYADAKEARPDAVVATGRSDFPNQVNNVLGFPFIFRGALDTRATTINEEMKIAASLAIAHLAKERIPESVRYAYGREDFSFGPEYILPKPFDPRVLLAVAPAVAQAASESGVAKCPIDDMQSYKDSLARRLNPARGALNLIYEEARKSGARVVFPEGDDPRVLQAVDTLLKEKICIPILLGNAQYIRQEISRLRLSLENVHIIDPMTANDGIEMAHQYFALRNRKGITVEEAKHRFRSRSYYAAMMVKNGHAEGMVSGITRAYPTAVRPIFECIGITPGMRAMAMYMIAFKDDIKFLADTALNIEPTPEEIAMIAIQTADRVKRDFAIKPHIAILSFSNFGSVDYASPLRAKRAVEIVKSLRPDLNIDGEMQADVALDDNKRNEHFPFCSLENNANILIFSSLEAANISYKLLEQLAPCEAIGPILLGVNGAANVCQLYASPSNIVHMAAITASSAKHLNHLC, encoded by the coding sequence ATGAGTAATAAACAGTCCGCCCTGAAATATCATGAAATGAAGCGTCCAGGAAAAATCGAAGTTATTTCAACCAAACCCTGCAGCACAGCTCATGAACTATCATTAGCCTACACTCCTGGCGTTGCAGCTCCCACTCTCGCCATAAAAGATAACCCTGACGATGCATATCGCTATAGCGCCAAGGGCAATTTGGTGGGTGTGATCACCAATGGCACGGCAGTTCTTGGTTTGGGAAACATTGGACCACTTGCTGCAAAACCGGTGATGGAAGGAAAAGGTATACTTTTTAAAAAGTTTGCCGATATTGATGTTTTTGATATTGAGCTCGACGAAAAAGATCCGCAAAAATTAATTGCTATCATAAAGGCAATGGCACCAACCTTTGGCGGTATTAATCTTGAAGACATTAAAGCTCCTGAATGTTTTGTCATTGAGCAAGAGCTGAGCAAAAGCCTCCCCATTCCAGTTTTTCACGATGATCAGCACGGCACCGCAATCATCGCTGGCGCAGCCTTAGTAAACGCCCTAGAAATTGTTAAAAAGCCAATAGATTCTGTGAGAATAGCTTTTTCAGGAGCGGGAGCTGCAGCGCTTGCCTGTGCGCGATTCTTTGTGAGTTTAGGAGCTAATATCCAAAATATTTTTATGGCCGATATTGATGGCGTTCTTTATGAAGGTCGAGAAACAAATATTTCAGATTGCCATAAAGATTTTTTAAGAAACACCTCAAAACGGACTCTTGCAGAAATACTTGATGGCGCTGATGTTTTTGTTGGTCTTTCGGCGGGGAACATCCTAAGCAAAGACATGCTTAAAAAAATGAACCCTCAACCGATCATTTTTGCCCTTGCCAACCCTGTTCCTGAAATTTCTTATGCTGACGCTAAAGAAGCTCGACCTGATGCCGTTGTTGCCACTGGTCGGAGTGATTTTCCTAATCAGGTGAATAATGTCTTGGGATTTCCTTTTATTTTCAGAGGCGCACTTGATACACGAGCAACAACTATCAACGAAGAAATGAAAATTGCTGCAAGCCTTGCCATTGCCCATCTTGCTAAAGAACGCATCCCTGAAAGTGTGCGCTATGCCTATGGTCGTGAGGATTTTTCATTTGGCCCCGAATATATTTTGCCCAAACCATTTGATCCTCGTGTTTTACTGGCCGTTGCTCCAGCAGTAGCACAAGCTGCTAGTGAATCAGGCGTGGCTAAATGTCCCATAGATGATATGCAAAGCTACAAAGATTCATTAGCTCGACGACTTAACCCTGCTCGCGGTGCTCTCAATCTTATTTATGAAGAAGCCCGTAAAAGTGGGGCTCGAGTAGTATTTCCTGAGGGAGATGACCCAAGAGTCCTGCAAGCTGTTGACACCCTGCTTAAAGAAAAAATTTGCATCCCCATTTTACTGGGTAACGCCCAATATATTCGTCAAGAAATTAGCAGGCTCCGTCTGAGCTTAGAAAATGTTCACATTATCGATCCCATGACAGCGAACGATGGTATTGAAATGGCTCACCAGTATTTTGCTTTGCGCAATCGCAAAGGAATTACTGTAGAAGAAGCTAAGCACCGCTTTCGCTCTCGTTCCTACTATGCTGCCATGATGGTTAAAAATGGCCATGCTGAAGGTATGGTTTCAGGTATCACTCGAGCTTATCCCACAGCAGTTCGTCCGATCTTTGAATGCATTGGCATCACTCCTGGCATGCGCGCTATGGCTATGTACATGATTGCATTTAAAGACGACATAAAATTTTTGGCTGATACTGCTTTAAATATTGAACCTACTCCAGAAGAGATAGCGATGATCGCTATTCAAACTGCAGACAGAGTGAAGCGTGATTTTGCTATCAAGCCACATATCGCGATTCTCTCGTTTTCCAATTTTGGCTCAGTGGACTATGCATCCCCCCTAAGAGCAAAACGCGCAGTTGAGATCGTGAAAAGTCTTCGCCCCGATTTAAATATAGACGGTGAGATGCAAGCTGACGTTGCTCTCGACGACAACAAAAGAAACGAACACTTTCCTTTTTGTAGCTTAGAAAACAACGCTAATATTCTAATTTTTTCAAGCTTGGAGGCTGCTAATATTTCGTATAAACTTCTTGAGCAACTTGCTCCATGTGAGGCTATCGGGCCTATTTTGCTTGGAGTTAATGGGGCGGCCAATGTATGCCAACTCTATGCGTCACCGAGCAATATTGTTCACATGGCTGCCATTACTGCATCCTCAGCGAAACACTTAAATCATTTATGTTAA
- a CDS encoding arginine N-succinyltransferase, protein MTNRLNDFISCSFIIRDAQPRDIDDIFQLSSLLNTVNLPADKSELEHVIAQSDTSFSLTEVNPTKRAFLFVLENEQGKVIGTSQIFAKHGTLESPHSYFEVNTDERYSETLNKYFKHQILHLRQSFDGPSEIGSLVLDKDYRSSEQKLGRRLSFVRFLFMAMNKDLFSHRVIAELLPPLGPNFKSALWDAVGRKFTGLEYYEADMISRRNKEFISTLFPSQDIYVSLLPSCAQEVIGKIGKNSQGAAHLLSSIGFQYNQHVDPFDGGPHFEAARDNIKLIKEALNARLVSAEKIDSDSQSYRGLIGCFKPQNKAGKRFLSVMADYLYSSKSKKIALHPKSIERLDIDINDEVIIIDSKLCNI, encoded by the coding sequence GTGACTAATCGCTTAAATGATTTTATTTCTTGCTCGTTTATTATTCGAGATGCACAACCACGTGATATCGATGATATTTTTCAACTAAGCTCGCTTTTGAATACTGTCAATCTCCCCGCTGATAAAAGTGAGTTAGAGCATGTTATAGCCCAGTCAGATACATCGTTTTCCCTAACGGAAGTTAATCCTACTAAGCGTGCTTTTTTATTTGTTTTGGAAAATGAACAGGGAAAAGTAATAGGCACGAGCCAAATTTTTGCTAAGCACGGAACACTGGAATCTCCTCATAGCTATTTTGAAGTAAACACTGATGAGCGTTATTCAGAAACGCTTAATAAATATTTTAAGCATCAAATACTTCACTTGCGTCAGAGTTTTGACGGACCTAGCGAAATCGGCAGCTTGGTGCTTGATAAAGATTATCGTTCTTCTGAACAAAAATTGGGAAGAAGGTTAAGCTTTGTTCGTTTTTTATTTATGGCTATGAACAAGGATCTTTTTTCGCACCGGGTTATCGCAGAATTGCTTCCGCCTCTTGGTCCTAATTTTAAATCAGCATTGTGGGATGCTGTTGGTCGTAAATTTACAGGTCTCGAATACTACGAAGCCGATATGATTTCGCGCAGAAATAAGGAATTTATCAGCACGCTTTTTCCAAGCCAAGATATCTATGTTTCATTGCTGCCCTCGTGTGCCCAAGAAGTAATTGGAAAAATCGGTAAAAATTCTCAGGGTGCAGCTCATCTGCTCAGCTCAATCGGTTTTCAATATAATCAACACGTTGATCCATTTGATGGAGGTCCTCATTTTGAGGCTGCGAGAGATAATATTAAGCTCATCAAAGAAGCACTTAATGCTCGCCTTGTTTCAGCCGAAAAAATTGATTCAGACTCACAATCCTATCGCGGACTTATCGGATGCTTTAAACCTCAAAACAAAGCGGGTAAGCGTTTTCTCTCTGTCATGGCCGATTATCTTTACAGTAGTAAAAGTAAAAAAATTGCTCTGCATCCAAAAAGCATAGAGCGATTAGATATTGATATTAATGATGAAGTAATTATAATAGATAGTAAGTTATGTAATATTTAG
- a CDS encoding RsmB/NOP family class I SAM-dependent RNA methyltransferase yields MHNDRIFYSACDCITRFNASSFPLKNIAQEIIKSKKLNSKERKLFLDVIFLWSRNRFLAKKFLSKNFNFFSSLSEQEKEKLILTLIVGAQLNWTTKLESSLIEAYNKWLDDLGTERFLIAMGPLLAEEVQKSFSLSWQNIVQSLWEKPKKYIAFDNSVDKEKLVKELKEKDVEVRPWLFFDSALEISGDLKINELSKELREHVWFMDAGSQLIAHLIRPMAHERVLDMCVGEGGKARIISQYPCEYYAVDINDRRLAKAKKILPRTVKFFSEDASKLSLEKNSFDWVLLDAPCSGSGVMRRNPDLVHRFARQELDNYLKLQKKLLNSAVEMLKVNGVVLYVTCSLLARENQQQIDEIMAKTKNLIPVSLNDLIADGEIKVEALDFDKNTLSLLPNIHDCDAFFVAALRKI; encoded by the coding sequence ATGCATAATGATCGAATTTTTTACAGTGCTTGTGATTGTATCACCCGTTTCAACGCGTCTTCGTTTCCGTTAAAAAATATTGCTCAAGAAATAATAAAATCCAAAAAATTAAATAGCAAAGAACGGAAGTTGTTTCTCGATGTGATTTTTTTGTGGAGCAGAAATAGATTTTTGGCAAAGAAATTTTTAAGCAAAAATTTTAATTTTTTTAGTTCATTATCCGAACAAGAAAAGGAAAAATTAATTTTAACTTTGATTGTTGGCGCTCAATTAAATTGGACCACAAAACTAGAATCTTCGCTAATAGAGGCTTACAACAAGTGGCTGGATGATTTAGGGACCGAGCGCTTTCTTATCGCCATGGGGCCATTGCTTGCCGAAGAAGTACAAAAAAGCTTTTCTCTTAGCTGGCAAAATATTGTGCAGTCTTTGTGGGAAAAACCAAAAAAATACATCGCCTTTGATAACTCCGTCGATAAAGAAAAACTTGTTAAGGAGCTGAAAGAAAAAGATGTGGAAGTTCGACCATGGCTATTTTTTGATAGTGCATTGGAAATCAGCGGCGATCTAAAGATTAACGAACTATCAAAAGAATTAAGAGAACACGTGTGGTTTATGGATGCAGGAAGTCAGCTTATAGCACATCTGATACGTCCCATGGCCCATGAACGCGTGCTTGATATGTGTGTAGGCGAGGGGGGCAAGGCTCGAATAATATCTCAGTATCCCTGTGAGTATTATGCAGTGGATATCAATGATCGTCGTTTAGCAAAAGCTAAAAAAATATTGCCGAGAACAGTAAAATTTTTCAGCGAGGATGCAAGTAAGTTGAGTCTTGAAAAAAACAGCTTTGATTGGGTGCTGCTGGATGCGCCTTGTTCAGGTTCAGGAGTAATGAGAAGAAATCCAGATTTGGTGCATCGTTTTGCTCGGCAGGAATTGGATAACTATTTGAAATTGCAGAAAAAGCTTTTAAACAGTGCTGTAGAAATGCTTAAAGTAAATGGCGTAGTCTTATATGTAACATGCTCGCTGCTCGCCAGAGAAAATCAGCAACAAATAGACGAGATCATGGCCAAAACTAAAAATCTCATTCCAGTTTCACTAAACGACTTAATAGCTGATGGTGAAATAAAAGTAGAAGCTTTGGATTTTGATAAAAATACCTTATCTCTTCTTCCTAATATTCATGATTGCGATGCATTTTTCGTTGCTGCTTTAAGAAAAATTTGA
- the smpB gene encoding SsrA-binding protein SmpB, translating into MKKKPHDDNLIAENRRARHNYTIDETYECGIALLGSEVKSIRDRHLSFADAYALIKNGEVFIIGLRIEKYKQATHDHIDTERTRKLLLNKKEIKRIERALSNKSTTLVPLKIYFKNGKVKVLIGLGTGKSKIDKRQSIKERDIKKELSRVLKRG; encoded by the coding sequence ATGAAGAAAAAACCTCATGACGATAATCTGATCGCCGAAAATAGGCGCGCGCGGCACAACTACACTATAGATGAAACCTATGAGTGTGGCATTGCCTTGCTTGGATCTGAAGTAAAATCTATCCGTGACCGCCATTTGAGCTTTGCCGATGCCTATGCTCTCATAAAAAATGGTGAGGTTTTCATTATTGGCTTGCGCATCGAAAAGTACAAACAGGCAACCCATGATCATATCGATACGGAGCGTACCCGCAAATTGCTCCTCAATAAAAAAGAGATCAAACGTATTGAGAGAGCCTTGAGCAATAAATCAACAACGCTGGTGCCGCTTAAAATATATTTTAAAAACGGCAAAGTAAAAGTTTTGATTGGCCTTGGGACTGGAAAAAGTAAAATTGATAAGCGGCAAAGCATTAAAGAACGCGATATCAAAAAAGAACTTTCTCGAGTACTTAAACGCGGTTAA
- the maf gene encoding septum formation protein Maf encodes MKLLLASASPRRKELLCGIGYDVWCVSPDVQELDESSQESPEDIAKINAERKAKKVYAQVGEQKWDILIAADTVVSLGNRIFGKPADKEDARSMLKQLSGQTHQVSTGYALVNRVGKIKIDVVKSLVSFRSLSSNEILSYLATAECFDKSGSYAVQGAGAALIKTISGSISNIVGLPIEEVLQHARDLYNDAKK; translated from the coding sequence ATGAAACTACTGCTTGCTTCGGCATCTCCTCGCCGAAAGGAACTTTTGTGTGGAATTGGTTATGATGTTTGGTGCGTATCTCCAGATGTTCAAGAGCTTGATGAAAGTTCGCAAGAGTCGCCAGAAGACATTGCCAAGATCAATGCAGAAAGAAAGGCAAAAAAAGTATATGCACAAGTGGGGGAGCAAAAATGGGACATACTGATTGCTGCTGATACCGTGGTATCTTTGGGTAATCGCATTTTTGGTAAACCTGCTGATAAAGAAGATGCCCGCTCAATGCTTAAGCAATTGTCAGGACAAACACACCAGGTGAGCACCGGATACGCTTTAGTTAACCGCGTAGGGAAAATAAAAATTGATGTTGTTAAGTCTTTGGTTAGCTTTCGGAGTCTCTCTTCGAATGAAATTTTAAGTTATTTGGCAACTGCAGAGTGTTTTGATAAATCCGGTTCCTATGCTGTGCAGGGAGCTGGTGCGGCTTTGATAAAAACTATAAGCGGCAGTATTAGTAATATTGTTGGTCTGCCAATTGAGGAAGTGTTGCAGCATGCAAGAGATTTATACAACGACGCTAAAAAGTAA
- the greA gene encoding transcription elongation factor GreA, giving the protein MSKLPITPQGFKKLSMELENLTTVVRPQVIADIAEARSHGDLSENAEYDAAKERQGMVESRIRFLKSRLQQYQVVDPKTLEGDRVTFGATVSIVDCETCKEETYQIVGEDEADLKSKRISISSPIGRALIGKQVGDAVEIHTPKGRRECEVTALCFQ; this is encoded by the coding sequence ATGAGCAAACTGCCGATAACCCCCCAGGGATTTAAAAAATTATCGATGGAGCTGGAAAACCTCACCACGGTAGTCCGACCTCAGGTAATCGCTGATATAGCTGAGGCACGCTCTCATGGTGACCTTTCTGAAAACGCTGAGTATGATGCAGCCAAAGAACGTCAGGGTATGGTTGAATCGCGTATTCGTTTTTTAAAATCACGTCTCCAACAGTACCAAGTTGTCGATCCAAAAACTTTAGAGGGTGATCGGGTGACTTTTGGAGCAACAGTCTCTATCGTTGACTGTGAAACCTGCAAAGAAGAAACCTACCAAATTGTTGGTGAAGATGAGGCTGATCTAAAAAGTAAACGTATCAGCATCAGCTCTCCCATAGGACGGGCCCTCATTGGAAAGCAAGTTGGCGATGCGGTGGAAATCCATACCCCAAAAGGTCGAAGAGAATGTGAAGTAACAGCCCTGTGCTTTCAATAA
- a CDS encoding YggS family pyridoxal phosphate-dependent enzyme, producing the protein MQEIYTTTLKSNLNALENEIKESCLKAQRSSDSVKLIAVSKGQDFQKIVAAYNLGLRDFGESYAQEFVLKREQAQKAGMNDIKWHFIGAIQTNKIKLISKAHFVHSIDSISHAQSLSKVAPHNIGVFLQINLSGDQGRHGFSEEEIIQEWPLVKQMDNLNFLGIMTILPLIPTKPHHYWFSKMQHLKRQIGNNIKLSMGMSTDFSQAIIAGADFIRIGERLFGKR; encoded by the coding sequence ATGCAAGAGATTTATACAACGACGCTAAAAAGTAATTTAAATGCTCTTGAAAATGAAATTAAAGAGAGCTGTCTTAAAGCTCAGCGCAGTAGTGATAGCGTTAAATTGATTGCTGTATCAAAAGGACAGGATTTTCAAAAAATAGTTGCTGCCTATAATTTGGGGCTCAGAGATTTCGGTGAGAGTTACGCTCAGGAATTTGTTCTTAAAAGGGAGCAGGCGCAAAAAGCAGGCATGAATGATATTAAATGGCACTTTATTGGGGCGATTCAAACAAATAAAATAAAGCTGATATCTAAAGCTCACTTTGTTCATAGTATCGACAGCATTTCTCACGCCCAGAGCTTGTCAAAAGTTGCTCCTCATAACATCGGTGTTTTCTTGCAAATAAATCTAAGTGGTGATCAAGGCCGTCACGGATTTAGTGAAGAAGAAATTATTCAAGAGTGGCCCTTGGTGAAGCAGATGGACAATCTTAATTTCTTGGGGATTATGACAATTTTACCTCTTATTCCTACTAAACCTCATCATTATTGGTTCTCGAAAATGCAGCATTTAAAGCGGCAGATCGGAAATAATATAAAACTCTCTATGGGAATGAGTACGGATTTTTCACAGGCAATTATTGCGGGAGCTGATTTTATCCGCATTGGCGAAAGGCTTTTTGGTAAGAGATAG
- the glpX gene encoding class II fructose-bisphosphatase, with translation MDRNLALEVVRVTEAAALSAARLMGRGESSAADQAAVNAMRHAFESVSVRGTVVIGEGERDEAPMLFIGEKVGSGDESDPEVDIAVDPLEGTSLCALGRPNALAVIAMAERGKMLHAPDIYMDKIAVGPHAKGVVDLDKSPTKNLMAIAHAKGVYIEDLTAVILERPRHHDLIEEVRRAGARVQLISDGDVSAAISTCIEGSGIDVLFGIGGAPEGVLAAAALRCVGGDLQARLVVNNSKEKERCLRMGISDVEKKWHLEELAGGDVMFAATGVTSGDILKGVRYFKGGAETHSLVMRSRSGTIRMIDTKHHFDRKPHFGN, from the coding sequence ATGGATCGCAACTTAGCTTTGGAAGTAGTGCGTGTAACAGAAGCCGCTGCGCTATCGGCAGCTCGCCTCATGGGCAGAGGCGAATCATCAGCAGCCGATCAAGCAGCTGTTAATGCTATGCGTCATGCTTTTGAAAGTGTTTCTGTCAGAGGAACAGTGGTTATCGGTGAAGGTGAGCGAGATGAAGCCCCCATGCTTTTTATTGGTGAAAAAGTAGGCTCTGGAGATGAATCAGATCCTGAAGTTGATATTGCTGTTGATCCTTTGGAGGGCACCAGTCTTTGCGCTCTGGGTCGTCCCAATGCTTTGGCGGTGATCGCTATGGCTGAGCGAGGCAAGATGCTTCATGCTCCTGATATTTACATGGATAAAATTGCTGTTGGGCCTCATGCCAAAGGAGTTGTCGATCTCGATAAATCTCCTACCAAAAATTTAATGGCTATTGCCCATGCCAAAGGTGTGTATATCGAAGATCTTACGGCCGTGATCTTAGAACGTCCCCGCCATCATGATCTGATCGAAGAAGTGCGCAGAGCAGGTGCTCGCGTGCAATTAATTTCAGATGGAGATGTGAGTGCAGCAATTTCTACCTGCATTGAAGGATCGGGCATTGACGTACTTTTTGGAATTGGTGGTGCTCCTGAAGGTGTATTGGCAGCCGCTGCACTCAGATGTGTTGGGGGAGATTTGCAAGCGCGTTTGGTGGTGAATAATTCCAAAGAAAAAGAGCGTTGTTTGCGTATGGGGATCTCCGATGTGGAGAAAAAATGGCACCTCGAAGAGTTAGCTGGTGGTGATGTGATGTTTGCGGCAACTGGAGTTACCAGTGGCGATATTCTAAAAGGTGTTCGTTATTTCAAAGGCGGTGCAGAGACTCATTCTTTGGTTATGAGATCACGCTCGGGCACTATTCGCATGATCGATACCAAACATCATTTTGATCGTAAGCCTCATTTTGGTAATTAA
- a CDS encoding rhomboid family intramembrane serine protease yields the protein MSYQLGFMSPTPNVTRFLILIIGIYLLFAIFGNTFFGAYLYSKMVLDPYRTVFSYEIWRAVTYAFLHDASSPMHVIFNALLLYMIGPQLEDRWGEKRFLIFSFTAIILGALMVIAAFLLGIGGGIVVGFSAVTVGLLVAWGLAYPDQQIYLLGILPLSGKAMVYITVGLEILYAFSNTSTSSAAHFGGILTAFIFSFGLYKPQRIRQMWRQAKMKQNLRRIK from the coding sequence ATGTCCTACCAGCTTGGTTTTATGTCCCCAACCCCAAATGTTACTCGCTTTTTGATACTTATAATCGGCATTTATCTTCTTTTTGCTATTTTTGGTAATACTTTTTTTGGCGCATATTTGTATTCAAAAATGGTTCTTGATCCATACCGTACAGTGTTTTCCTATGAAATTTGGCGTGCGGTCACCTACGCATTTTTGCATGATGCCTCATCTCCCATGCATGTGATCTTCAATGCTTTGCTTTTATACATGATTGGTCCGCAGCTTGAGGATAGATGGGGAGAAAAGCGTTTTTTAATTTTTAGTTTTACAGCAATTATTCTTGGCGCTTTGATGGTGATTGCTGCTTTTTTACTGGGGATTGGTGGTGGAATTGTTGTAGGTTTTTCAGCCGTCACGGTAGGCTTGTTGGTGGCCTGGGGATTAGCCTACCCCGATCAGCAAATTTATTTGTTGGGCATTCTCCCTCTGAGTGGAAAAGCGATGGTTTATATCACGGTAGGTTTAGAAATACTCTACGCTTTTTCTAATACCTCTACTTCAAGTGCAGCACATTTTGGGGGAATTTTAACGGCATTTATTTTTAGCTTTGGTCTTTATAAACCTCAAAGAATTAGGCAGATGTGGCGTCAGGCAAAAATGAAACAAAATCTGCGGAGAATAAAATGA